Proteins co-encoded in one Papaver somniferum cultivar HN1 chromosome 5, ASM357369v1, whole genome shotgun sequence genomic window:
- the LOC113282625 gene encoding protein SUPPRESSOR OF MAX2 1-like, whose translation MRAGLSTIQQTLTPEAASVLNHSIAEAARRNHGQTTPLHVAATLLSSPTGYLRQACIRSHPNSSHPLQCRALELCFSVALERLPSAQNSSPGGIEPPISNALMAALKRAQAHQRRGCPEQQQQPLLAVKVELEQLIVSILDDPSVSRVMREASFSSPAVKTTIEQSLNSTNSVVKSSSSSIGSGLGFRPSPMAAANRNLYLNPRLQQQQQQQGNSDQSGQQRKDEVKKVFDVLFKTKKRNPVLVGDSEPEPVMKELLQKIDNKELGGEGILRNVQVISLDKEFTADRTQISAKVKELGDSIETRLSSTSGCGGVILNLGDLKWLVEQNQASGGILGSNPMQQQQMVSEMGKTAVAEMGKLLERFGEGSNGKLWLIGTATCETYLRCQVYHPTMENDWDLQAVPVAARNPPPGLFPGLGGNGSLESRSPVKGLSIASNPLLRRPSENMDPSKRTTTCCPLCKENSEKEVAKLAVELEKSSSDLKQESARQPLPQWLQIAKPQNDNINSTDHSNAKDQQMILKQKTEEIQKKWNLACLRLHPSFHRPNPSSERSGSTAMPMANLNLYKANLLNRQHLPPTLQINKNLGGTLQMNPSLSLNPPGHRPTPPRSPVRTELILGNSKLPESTLDETHIERTRDFAGCIPSEPVIKDFEAKKDKLANILDPDSFKSLFKGLLEKVWWQQDAASAVASSVVQSKSGDSKRRGFGMKGETWLLFAGPDRIGKKKMASTLAELVRRQSPVTIRLGSRSDEDEESDMSFRGKTTLDRIAEAVRKNPFAVVILEDIDRADMLVHGSIKRAMDRGRLPDSHGREVSLGNVIFILTADWLPENARNFPKSAPLNEVKLSSIAQCGWELKLSGGKTAKRRPDWLRDEIRSTKPRTDMGSSLSFDLNETADAEEDMTERSRNSSGVTVEQEQEYSLVNKLQDPVTSSTLELFKSVDDEIIFSPIDFGLIRNRVAATISSRFSSIIGDRWSITVDEEALEQIVGGVWFGQSVGLEEWIDRILTPNFHQLKTTSLASDDNVAVKLVLVKKSSEKSRIHGDWLPSKVTVAIEET comes from the exons ATGAGAGCTGGATTAAGTACAATTCAACAAACCCTAACACCAGAAGCAGCGAGTGTATTAAACCACTCAATAGCAGAAGCAGCAAGAAGAAATCATGGACAGACAACACCTCTACATGTTGCAGCAACATTATTATCATCACCAACTGGTTATTTACGGCAAGCTTGTATTCGATCTCATCCGAATTCATCACATCCACTTCAATGTCGAGCACTTGAGCTTTGTTTCAGTGTTGCACTTGAAAGACTTCCATCAGCTCAGAATTCATCACCCGGAGGAATTGAACCACCAATTTCAAATGCTTTAATGGCTGCTTTAAAACGTGCTCAAGCTCATCAACGCCGTGGATGTCCTGAACAACAGCAACAGCCGCTTCTGGCTGTCAAAGTTGAATTAGAACAGCTTATTGTATCGATTCTTGATGATCCGAGCGTTAGTCGTGTTATGCGTGAAGCTAGTTTTTCAAGTCCGGCTGTTAAGACTACAATTGAACAGTCTTTGAATTCAACTAATTCAGTTGTGAAATCGTCTTCTTCGAGTATCGGTTCTGGATTGGGTTTTCGACCTTCGCCCATGGCAGCAGCAAATAGGAATCTGTATTTGAACCCAAGattacagcagcagcaacaacagcaagggAATTCTGATCAATCTGGGCAACAGAGGAAAGATGAAGTGAAGAAGGTTTTTGATGTCCTTTTCAAGACTAAGAAGAGGAACCCTGTTTTGGTTGGAGATTCAGAACCAGAACCTGTTATGAAGGAGCTTCTGCAGAAAATTGATAACAAGGAATTAGGCGGTGAAGGGATTCTTAGAAATGTTCAGGTGATTAGTTTAGATAAAGAATTCACTGCAGATCGAACCCAGATCTCTGCAAAAGTCAAAGAATTAGGGGATTCCATTGAAACCAGATTAAGTAGTACTAGTGGTTGCGGCGGTGTAATTCTCAATTTGGGAGATTTAAAATGGTTAGTTGAACAAAATCAAGCTTCTGGAGGTATCTTGGGTTCAAATCCAATGCAACAGCAACAGATGGTTTCAGAAATGGGGAAAACAGCTGTAGCAGAGATGGGGAAATTGTTGGAGAGATTCGGAGAGGGTAGTAATGGAAAATTATGGCTCATCGGAACAGCTACCTGTGAAACTTATTTGAGGTGTCAAGTTTATCATCCTACAATGGAGAACGATTGGGATTTACAGGCAGTTCCGGTTGCTGCCAGAAACCCTCCTCCGGGCTTGTTTCCAGG GCTTGGAGGTAATGGTTCACTTGAATCTCGCTCTCCAGTGAAAGGTTTATCAATTGCATCAAATCCTTTATTAAGACGTCCGTCTGAAAACATGGATCCTTCTAAAAGGACGACTACCTGCTGTCCgctatgcaaggagaattccgaAAAAGAAGTAGCTAAACTAGCAGTGGAGTTAGAGAAGTCTTCTTCTGATTTGAAACAAGAATCTGCTCGACAACCCTTGCCGCAATGGCTACAGATTGCAAAGCCTCAGAATGATAATATCAATTCGACAGACCATTCAAAT GCCAAGGATCAACAGATGATCTTAAAACAGAAAACTGAAGAAATACAAAAGAAATGGAATTTGGCTTGCCTGCGCCTTCACCCAAGCTTCCACCGTCCCAATCCGAGCTCAGAAAGAAGCGGTTCAACTGCTATGCCGATGGCAAACTTAAACTTATACAAGGCGAACCTACTTAATCGGCAACATCTCCCACCCACCTTACAGATAAACAAAAACCTTGGAGGAACACTGCAAATGAACCCAAGTCTCTCTCTGAATCCACCTGGACATCGACCTACTCCACCAAGAAGTCCCGTAAGAACAGAGCTTATTCTCGGGAACTCAAAATTACCAGAAAGTACCCTTGACGAAACCCACATTGAGCGCACAAGGGATTTCGCAGGTTGCATACCTTCAGAACCGGTCATCAAAGACTTTGAGGCGAAAAAAGATAAACTTGCCAATATATTGGACCCAGACTCGTTCAAAAGTCTCttcaagggtttgttggaaaaagtATGGTGGCAACAAGATGCAGCCTCTGCAGTTGCTTCATCTGTGGTCCAATCCAAATCTGGAGACAGCAAACGCCGAGGATTTGGGATGAAAGGTGAGACATGGTTATTATTCGCAGGTCCTGATAGAATTGGAAAAAAGAAGATGGCATCAACACTAGCGGAATTAGTACGCAGACAAAGTCCTGTTACAATTCGCCTTGGTTCACGTTCGGATGAGGATGAAGAATCAGATATGAGCTTCCGTGGGAAAACAACATTAGATCGAATAGCAGAGGCCGTGAGGAAAAACCCTTTTGCAGTGGTCATCCTCGAAGACATTGATCGTGCAGATATGCTTGTTCACGGTAGCATCAAGCGCGCAATGGATAGAGGTCGATTGCCAGACTCGCATGGACGAGAAGTCAGTCTAGGAAACGTCATATTCATCTTGACTGCAGATTGGTTACCTGAAAATGCTAGGAACTTCCCGAAATCTGCGCCGCTAAATGAAGTTAAGCTTTCATCAATAGCCCAATGTGGGTGGGAATTAAAACTGTCAGGTGGAAAGACAGCCAAACGCAGGCCTGACTGGCTCCGTGATGAAATTAGATCCACAAAACCGAGAACCGACATGGGTTCATCACTCTCTTTCGACCTGAATGAAACAGCAGATGCTGAAGAAGACATGACAGAGAGATCCCGCAATTCAAGTGGTGTTACAGTTGAACAAGAGCAAGAATACAGCTTAGTGAACAAACTCCAAGATCCAGTAACATCATCTACACTCGAGTTATTCAAGTCCGTGGACGATGAAATTATATTCAGTCCTATCGACTTTGGTCTTATTCGAAACAGAGTGGCAGCGACAATATCCTCTAGATTTTCTTCAATCATTGGAGATAGATGGTCAATAACAGTCGATGAAGAAGCACTTGAACAGATTGTAGGTGGTGTGTGGTTTGGTCAGAGTGTTGGTTTGGAAGAATGGATAGACAGAATTTTGACACCAAATTTCCATCAGCTGAAAACTACAAGCTTAGCTTCAGATGACAATGTAGCTGTGAAGCTTGTTTTGGTGAAGAAAAGTTCAGAGAAAAGCAGAATTCATGGAGATTGGTTACCAAGCAAGGTTACAGTAGCTATAGAAGAAACGTAA